Proteins from a genomic interval of Piscinibacter sp. HJYY11:
- a CDS encoding isochorismatase family protein, producing MNTALLVIDVQESFRHRPYWQDEHLDTFLARSNALIDGCIARGVPIVRILHVDGDASFSLASGHVRPLDGLARYEAAAEFHKQRHSALVGTGLPVWLKQQRIHRLIVSGIRTEQCCETTTRHANDEGYEVDFVPEATLTFDLAYPDGSTFRSADVVARTAAVLTGRFATICTVEQALARAA from the coding sequence ATGAACACCGCCCTCCTCGTGATCGACGTACAGGAATCCTTCCGCCACCGCCCCTACTGGCAGGACGAGCACCTCGACACCTTCCTCGCGCGCAGCAACGCGCTGATCGACGGCTGCATCGCGCGGGGCGTGCCCATCGTGCGCATCCTGCACGTTGACGGCGATGCCTCGTTCTCGCTCGCCTCGGGCCATGTGCGGCCCCTCGACGGCCTGGCGCGCTACGAGGCGGCCGCCGAGTTCCACAAGCAGCGGCACAGCGCGCTCGTGGGCACCGGCCTGCCGGTGTGGCTGAAGCAGCAGCGCATCCATCGCCTGATCGTGAGCGGCATCCGCACCGAGCAATGCTGCGAGACGACCACGCGCCATGCCAACGACGAGGGCTACGAAGTCGACTTCGTGCCCGAGGCCACGCTGACCTTCGACCTCGCCTACCCCGACGGGTCGACCTTCAGGAGCGCCGACGTCGTGGCGCGCACGGCCGCCGTGCTGACCGGCCGCTTCGCGACCATCTGCACGGTCGAGCAGGCGCTGGCGCGTGCGGCGTGA
- a CDS encoding GlxA family transcriptional regulator, with translation MIDVLIVVPPRSLLLDVAGPAEAFRLANQQLERQSGPARFRLRFAGPLPEATTSVGLPLAQLEPLPTTLKQPTWLLLVGQSSDTLRTPDAASRATIAWLQRHMRPQLTAPDTPHRLLTVCAGTLMAARAGLLDRQRCTTHHDYLDMLRTLAPAAEVVENRVFVVEGRVASSAGVTAGIDLALHLIADECGDPVASAVAKTMVVYLRRTPQDPELSPLLAHRHHLHPALHRAQDAVCERPEAEWTLESLADAAHVTSRHLLRLFAEHAMVSPMVYVEKIRLERARQALQRGASVTRAAEAAGFSSDLQLRRAWGRHFSGTPRSARASH, from the coding sequence ATGATCGACGTCCTCATCGTCGTCCCGCCACGCAGCCTGCTGCTGGACGTGGCCGGGCCGGCGGAGGCGTTTCGCCTGGCCAACCAGCAGCTGGAGCGGCAAAGCGGGCCGGCCCGCTTTCGCCTGCGCTTCGCCGGCCCGCTGCCCGAAGCGACCACCTCGGTCGGCCTGCCGCTCGCGCAGTTGGAGCCGCTGCCGACCACGCTGAAGCAGCCGACCTGGCTGCTGCTCGTGGGCCAGAGCAGCGACACGCTGCGCACGCCCGATGCGGCGAGCCGGGCCACCATCGCCTGGCTGCAGCGCCACATGCGGCCGCAGCTCACCGCGCCCGACACACCGCATCGCCTGCTCACCGTCTGCGCCGGCACGCTGATGGCCGCCCGCGCGGGGCTGCTCGACCGGCAGCGCTGCACCACGCACCACGACTACCTCGACATGCTGCGCACGCTCGCGCCGGCCGCCGAGGTGGTGGAGAACCGCGTGTTCGTCGTCGAGGGCCGCGTCGCGTCGAGCGCCGGCGTCACCGCCGGCATCGACCTCGCGCTGCACCTGATCGCCGACGAGTGCGGCGACCCGGTGGCCTCGGCCGTCGCGAAGACGATGGTGGTCTACCTGCGCCGCACGCCGCAGGACCCGGAGCTTTCGCCGCTGCTGGCGCACCGCCACCACCTGCACCCGGCGCTGCACCGGGCGCAGGACGCGGTGTGCGAGCGGCCCGAAGCGGAGTGGACGCTCGAGTCGCTGGCCGACGCCGCCCATGTGACGAGCCGCCACCTGCTGCGGCTCTTCGCCGAGCACGCGATGGTGTCACCGATGGTCTATGTGGAGAAGATCCGCCTGGAGCGGGCACGCCAGGCGCTTCAGCGCGGCGCGAGCGTGACGCGCGCGGCGGAGGCGGCGGGGTTCAGTTCGGACTTGCAGCTGCGGCGCGCCTGGGGCCGCCACTTCAGCGGCACGCCACGGTCCGCCCGCGCATCACACTAG
- a CDS encoding M14 family metallopeptidase, with product MADEVTACFAQTYAAAREKFLDAAESAHLDVHSEVHTLRGRDGETLALDVVRDGPADAKRVLLVSSGCHGVEGFCGSGIQVAMLHDVAWQDAAHEAGVAVVYLHALNPYGFSWWRRVTHENVDLNRNFQDFTQPLPRNTAYDEIAHLLVPPTWPARWRDNAGLLGFLLRRGVRALQAAVSAGQYEHADGLFYGGREPTWSHMALRRVLREHGRACEKLGWIDLHTGLGKSGVGERIFAGPNDAAMLTRARDWWGERITSIYDGSSTSAPITGMIWSAALEECPQAEYTGIALEYGTQPLLRTLQALRAEQWLQNHPEQRATHGARIKQQMRDAFYTDTDDWKHQVVMQAMEAAGQALAGLAPVRN from the coding sequence ATGGCTGACGAGGTCACGGCCTGCTTCGCGCAGACCTACGCGGCCGCGCGCGAGAAGTTTCTCGACGCCGCCGAGTCGGCCCACCTGGACGTGCACAGCGAGGTGCACACGCTGCGGGGCCGCGATGGCGAGACGCTCGCACTCGACGTGGTGCGCGATGGCCCAGCCGATGCGAAACGCGTGCTGCTCGTCAGCAGCGGCTGCCACGGTGTCGAAGGCTTCTGCGGCTCGGGCATCCAGGTCGCGATGCTGCACGACGTGGCCTGGCAGGACGCGGCACACGAGGCCGGCGTGGCCGTGGTCTACCTCCACGCGCTGAACCCCTACGGCTTCTCATGGTGGCGCCGTGTCACGCACGAGAACGTCGACCTGAACCGCAACTTCCAGGACTTCACGCAGCCGCTGCCGCGCAACACCGCCTACGACGAGATCGCGCACCTGCTGGTGCCGCCCACCTGGCCGGCACGCTGGCGCGACAACGCGGGCCTGCTCGGCTTCCTGCTGAGGCGTGGCGTGCGGGCCTTGCAGGCGGCGGTGTCGGCGGGCCAGTACGAGCATGCCGACGGCCTCTTCTACGGCGGCCGCGAGCCGACGTGGAGCCACATGGCGCTGCGCCGCGTGCTGCGCGAGCATGGCCGCGCGTGCGAGAAGCTCGGCTGGATCGACCTGCACACCGGCCTCGGCAAGAGCGGCGTCGGCGAGCGCATCTTCGCCGGGCCGAACGATGCCGCCATGCTGACCCGCGCCCGTGACTGGTGGGGCGAGCGCATCACGTCCATCTACGACGGCAGCTCCACCTCGGCGCCGATCACCGGCATGATCTGGAGCGCTGCGCTGGAGGAGTGCCCTCAAGCCGAGTACACCGGCATCGCGCTCGAATACGGCACGCAGCCGCTGCTCAGGACGCTGCAGGCGCTGCGCGCCGAGCAATGGCTGCAGAACCACCCCGAGCAGCGCGCCACCCACGGGGCCCGCATCAAGCAGCAGATGCGCGATGCCTTCTACACCGACACCGACGACTGGAAGCACCAGGTGGTGATGCAGGCGATGGAAGCGGCGGGGCAGGCGCTCGCCGGGCTGGCGCCTGTCCGGAACTGA
- a CDS encoding DUF1272 domain-containing protein: MLDLRPVCEHCAKALPPAATDAMICSFECTFCRDCATGLLSGICPNCGGNFSPRPLRPAQDRKGGNFLGAYPATTQRKHRPVDLAAHAQLVAQLEGIAPEAR; the protein is encoded by the coding sequence ATGCTCGACCTGCGACCCGTCTGCGAACACTGCGCGAAGGCCCTGCCCCCGGCGGCCACCGACGCGATGATCTGCAGCTTCGAATGCACCTTCTGCCGCGACTGCGCGACCGGGCTGCTGAGTGGCATCTGCCCCAACTGCGGCGGCAACTTCAGCCCGCGGCCGCTGCGCCCGGCGCAAGACCGCAAGGGCGGCAACTTCCTCGGTGCGTACCCCGCAACGACGCAGCGCAAGCACCGCCCGGTGGACCTTGCCGCGCACGCGCAACTGGTCGCCCAGCTCGAGGGCATCGCCCCGGAGGCCCGCTGA
- the mdoH gene encoding glucans biosynthesis glucosyltransferase MdoH: MDQHHSAGLSTSAPGRSTPAMLRGSMVARPWRGFWRSLADRLTGRPSDIPAPPAREPQAWEHAAKLRRRVLMLLVLLSAAGATTLLSNMLPSDQTGLARAVQIGLYGLLFAWVSAGFYTAMMGAWVLWRGDKHAMSAASVGHAPIHRDARTAIVMPICNENVASVFAGLRATCESLAATGASSLFDVYVLSDTSDPEIRAAELAAWGQLRHECGSAGRIYYRWRQRRTKRKSGNVADFCRRFGRLYRYMVVLDADSVMSGDCLVKLVRLMEAHPTAGIMQTAPQACGLDTVHARSQQFSGRVAGRLFTAGMSYWQLGESHYWGHNAIIRVEPFMKHCSLAPLKGHGGLSGTLLSHDFVEAALMRRAGYHVWLVHDLHGSYEQQPPNLIEELQRDRRWCQGNLQNARLIAEPGLHGVHRAMLGTGAMAYLSAPLWLASVLVGAGLWLFGERPLMGGALPMEIAGLWLVTVLMLMLPRVMGVAVIVMSNQQRRYGGTKALIRGAALEAGLSALQAPVRMLAHTVFVIVALTGLKLDWKSPPREANDIGWRDALHRFGPTTGVVAAGAAAVLALQPEITLWLAPMALPLLVAVPLAVLTSRSGLGQRLLANRLLLIPEEHSAPHVLRRAWAYAKRAQPAPQWRDALTDPWLFDVVRGAMGPRNTSWGTRGKARKLMFSSLLANQDAEQLSAEHRMRLLSEPQSIVRVRDQLAANANQMRASWRDGEEIEALRA; encoded by the coding sequence ATGGACCAACATCATTCAGCCGGATTGAGCACCTCTGCGCCCGGCCGCAGCACGCCTGCCATGCTCCGTGGGTCCATGGTCGCGCGACCCTGGCGCGGCTTCTGGCGCAGCCTGGCCGACCGGCTCACGGGCCGGCCGTCGGACATCCCGGCGCCGCCCGCACGCGAGCCGCAGGCATGGGAGCACGCGGCCAAGCTGCGCCGGCGTGTGCTGATGCTGCTGGTGCTGCTGTCGGCGGCCGGCGCGACCACGCTGCTGTCGAACATGCTGCCGAGCGACCAGACCGGCCTGGCCCGCGCGGTGCAGATCGGCCTGTACGGCCTGCTCTTCGCCTGGGTCTCGGCCGGCTTCTACACCGCCATGATGGGTGCCTGGGTGCTGTGGCGCGGCGACAAGCATGCGATGTCGGCCGCCTCGGTGGGCCACGCGCCCATCCACCGCGACGCACGCACCGCGATCGTGATGCCCATCTGCAACGAGAACGTGGCGTCCGTCTTTGCCGGTTTGCGCGCGACCTGCGAGTCGCTCGCCGCGACCGGCGCATCGAGTCTGTTCGACGTCTACGTGCTGTCGGACACCAGCGATCCTGAAATCCGCGCGGCCGAGCTGGCCGCCTGGGGCCAGCTGCGCCACGAGTGCGGCTCGGCGGGTCGCATCTATTACCGCTGGCGCCAGCGCCGCACCAAGCGCAAGTCGGGCAACGTGGCCGACTTCTGCCGCCGCTTTGGCCGCCTCTACCGCTACATGGTCGTGCTCGACGCCGACAGCGTGATGAGCGGCGATTGCCTCGTGAAGCTCGTGCGCCTGATGGAAGCCCACCCCACGGCCGGCATCATGCAGACGGCGCCGCAGGCCTGCGGCCTAGACACCGTGCACGCGCGCTCGCAGCAGTTCTCCGGCCGCGTGGCCGGCCGGCTCTTCACCGCCGGCATGTCGTACTGGCAGCTGGGCGAGTCGCACTACTGGGGGCACAACGCGATCATCCGCGTCGAGCCCTTCATGAAGCACTGCTCGCTCGCGCCGCTCAAGGGCCACGGCGGCCTGTCGGGCACGCTGCTGTCGCACGACTTCGTCGAAGCCGCGCTGATGCGCCGCGCCGGCTACCACGTGTGGCTGGTGCACGACCTGCACGGCAGCTACGAGCAGCAGCCGCCCAACCTGATCGAGGAGCTGCAGCGCGACCGCCGCTGGTGCCAGGGCAACCTGCAGAACGCCCGCCTCATCGCCGAGCCCGGCCTGCACGGCGTGCACCGCGCGATGCTCGGTACCGGCGCGATGGCCTACCTGTCGGCACCGCTGTGGCTGGCCTCGGTGCTGGTCGGTGCAGGGCTGTGGCTCTTCGGCGAGCGGCCCTTGATGGGCGGCGCGCTGCCGATGGAAATCGCCGGCCTCTGGCTCGTCACCGTGCTGATGCTCATGCTGCCGCGCGTGATGGGCGTGGCGGTGATCGTGATGTCGAACCAGCAGCGCCGCTATGGTGGAACGAAGGCGCTCATCCGTGGGGCCGCGCTCGAAGCGGGCCTGTCGGCCCTGCAGGCGCCGGTGCGCATGCTGGCGCACACGGTGTTCGTGATCGTGGCGCTCACCGGCCTGAAGCTCGACTGGAAGTCGCCCCCGCGCGAAGCCAACGACATCGGCTGGCGCGACGCGCTGCACCGCTTCGGCCCGACCACCGGTGTGGTGGCCGCCGGTGCCGCCGCCGTGCTCGCGCTGCAGCCCGAGATCACGCTGTGGCTGGCCCCGATGGCCCTGCCGCTGCTGGTGGCCGTGCCGCTCGCGGTGCTCACCAGCCGCTCGGGCCTCGGCCAGCGCCTGCTCGCCAACCGGCTGCTGCTGATCCCCGAAGAGCACAGCGCGCCGCACGTGCTGCGCCGTGCCTGGGCCTACGCCAAGCGCGCGCAGCCGGCACCGCAATGGCGCGATGCGCTCACCGACCCGTGGCTCTTCGACGTGGTGCGTGGCGCCATGGGCCCGCGCAACACCAGCTGGGGCACGCGCGGCAAGGCGCGCAAGCTGATGTTCAGCAGCCTGCTGGCGAACCAGGACGCCGAGCAGCTCAGCGCCGAGCACCGCATGCGCCTGTTGAGCGAACCGCAGAGCATCGTGCGCGTGCGCGATCAGCTGGCGGCGAACGCCAACCAGATGCGGGCGAGCTGGCGCGATGGTGAGGAAATCGAAGCGCTGCGCGCCTAG